A genomic region of Solanum dulcamara chromosome 2, daSolDulc1.2, whole genome shotgun sequence contains the following coding sequences:
- the LOC129877891 gene encoding uncharacterized protein LOC129877891, with translation MCEGAVPKLGTTIHISALDGIINVNSLFTLAVFIGLAWNPHDQGNSLSQDPSCFAEPKVAEDLVAFHVYSFSCFLFSSLIALCLKQAIRLAKSAHFSTVLNLDLALINKNALRVGYLVSAAGSVVGSVFLMLGLINVVQIKLGTLGCGSMHTYGAVIPLVIFVTLGLLIYVCTVFYAFTR, from the coding sequence ATGTGTGAGGGAGCTGTCCCAAAACTCGGCACCACCATACACATCTCAGCGCTCGATGGGATCATCAATGTCAACTCCCTTTTCACGCTAGCCGTGTTCATCGGGCTAGCTTGGAATCCGCATGATCAAGGCAACAGTCTCTCCCAAGACCCGAGCTGTTTCGCGGAGCCCAAGGTCGCGGAGGACCTTGTAGCATTCCACGTTTACTCATTTAGTTGTTTCCTTTTTTCTAGCCTCATTGCGTTGTGCCTTAAGCAGGCAATTCGACTggctaagtcagctcacttctcCACTGTCTTAAATCTTGACTTAGCCCTAATCAACAAAAACGCTCTACGGGTCGGGTACTTGGTCTCGGCTGCGGGTTCAGTTGTCGGGTCGGTGTTTTTGATGCTTGGTCTGATCAATGTGGTTCAAATCAAGCTTGGAACTTTGGGATGTGGGAGTATGCATACTTATGGAGCTGTTATTCCACTTGTAATTTTTGTTACATTAGGGCTCCTTATTTATGTTTGTACTGTTTTTTATGCTTTCACTCGTTAA